In Synechococcus sp. CC9616, the following are encoded in one genomic region:
- a CDS encoding SDR family oxidoreductase, which translates to MPTAFITGASRGIGRRTAELLASHGWDLLLTARNREQLDALRDNLKGMSGSIHCEPADLTDPDAIASAMARLLSQGNTPSVLINNAGAAYTGDLLAMPLDRWQWLLQLNLTSVMQVCSAVVPSMRSKGGLVINVSSHAAHNAFPQWGAYSVTKAALVRFTRCLAAEERTHGVRACTLTLGAVDSSLWDEETVQSDFDRRAMLTVDQAASALVHLAQQPTNQVIEDLTLMPSIGAF; encoded by the coding sequence TTGCCCACAGCCTTCATTACTGGAGCAAGTCGCGGCATTGGCCGCCGCACGGCTGAACTCCTGGCCTCCCATGGCTGGGACCTTCTGCTCACCGCTCGCAACAGAGAGCAACTTGATGCCCTGCGGGACAATCTCAAAGGGATGTCCGGATCCATCCACTGTGAGCCAGCTGATCTCACAGATCCGGACGCCATTGCATCGGCGATGGCCCGGCTGCTGAGCCAGGGCAATACGCCCTCAGTGCTCATCAACAATGCCGGTGCTGCCTACACGGGGGATCTACTGGCTATGCCATTGGATCGATGGCAATGGTTGCTTCAGCTCAACCTCACCAGCGTCATGCAGGTGTGTTCAGCCGTTGTTCCATCCATGCGCTCGAAAGGCGGACTGGTGATCAACGTCAGCAGCCACGCTGCACACAATGCATTTCCGCAGTGGGGGGCCTACAGCGTCACCAAAGCTGCGTTGGTGCGCTTCACCCGTTGCCTGGCTGCTGAGGAGCGGACCCACGGCGTTCGTGCCTGCACCCTCACCCTTGGTGCTGTGGATTCATCCCTCTGGGACGAAGAAACCGTACAAAGTGATTTCGATCGTCGTGCCATGCTCACGGTCGATCAAGCAGCAAGTGCCCTTGTGCACTTGGCCCAGCAGCCCACCAATCAGGTCATCGAAGACCTCACCCTGATGCCGTCCATCGGCGCCTTCTGA
- the folE gene encoding GTP cyclohydrolase I → MTSTVPFVSNGAARNGNGNGNGNGHAKSAANANASSLNTAISVRIQERLREAGVSFLANDNISAQIEPGELAQLEVEVADRVRELLRSLVIDIDNDHNTHETAERVARMYLHEVFKGRYHHQPKVASFPNVKRLDEIYTVGPITVRSACSHHLVPIMGNCWIGIKPGSRVIGLSKFTRVADWVFSRPHIQEEAVMILADEIEKLCEPQGLGIIIKAQHYCMKWRGVREPQTSMVNSVVRGDFRHDSSLKQEFFELVRQQEALLST, encoded by the coding sequence ATGACATCTACCGTCCCATTCGTCTCCAATGGCGCTGCCCGTAACGGCAATGGCAATGGCAACGGCAACGGCCATGCAAAAAGCGCTGCAAACGCAAATGCATCAAGCCTGAACACAGCAATTTCCGTTCGTATACAAGAGCGCCTCAGGGAAGCGGGGGTGTCCTTCCTCGCGAACGACAACATTTCTGCCCAGATCGAGCCAGGAGAGCTGGCTCAGCTCGAAGTTGAGGTGGCTGACAGAGTTCGGGAGCTGTTGCGCAGCCTGGTGATCGATATCGACAATGATCACAACACCCATGAGACTGCTGAGCGAGTTGCTCGCATGTACCTCCACGAGGTGTTCAAGGGCCGCTATCACCATCAACCCAAGGTGGCCAGCTTCCCCAACGTGAAGCGGCTGGATGAGATTTACACAGTTGGTCCGATCACAGTGCGCTCAGCCTGTTCCCACCATCTGGTGCCGATCATGGGTAACTGCTGGATCGGTATCAAACCCGGTTCCCGTGTGATTGGTCTTTCTAAATTCACCCGTGTGGCGGATTGGGTGTTCTCAAGGCCTCATATCCAGGAAGAGGCCGTCATGATTCTGGCCGATGAAATTGAGAAACTCTGCGAGCCCCAAGGTCTTGGCATCATTATCAAAGCGCAGCACTACTGCATGAAATGGAGAGGTGTCAGAGAGCCTCAAACCAGCATGGTTAACTCCGTTGTGCGCGGAGATTTTCGACACGATTCGAGCCTCAAGCAGGAATTCTTCGAGCTCGTGCGTCAACAGGAAGCTTTGCTGAGCACCTGA
- a CDS encoding phosphoribosylanthranilate isomerase, with amino-acid sequence MRENRSKPAVKICGITDPEQALSIAAIGADAIGVIGVAGTPRFVAEPLRREIFKALEQNANDVQRVWVVADMDDDSLDAALEGEGTPTVVQLHGGELPERCMALKRRHPRVNWWKALRLRSSQDLHSLEGYAQSVDSLLLDAWSPDQLGGTGHRLSLDGLNTVELPLPWWLAGGISAEWIPDLLNRVNPDGLDASSRLEDFPGRKNLEKVRDLIEAVKQNS; translated from the coding sequence TTGCGCGAAAACCGATCCAAGCCCGCCGTGAAAATCTGCGGCATCACGGATCCTGAGCAAGCCCTCTCGATCGCAGCTATCGGTGCTGATGCCATTGGCGTGATCGGTGTCGCCGGAACGCCGCGGTTTGTTGCAGAGCCACTGCGCCGAGAGATCTTTAAGGCTTTGGAGCAGAACGCAAACGACGTTCAACGGGTCTGGGTTGTGGCCGACATGGATGACGATTCGCTAGACGCTGCTCTCGAGGGCGAGGGAACTCCGACGGTGGTTCAGCTGCACGGAGGTGAGTTGCCAGAGCGGTGCATGGCTCTGAAACGACGGCATCCTCGGGTGAACTGGTGGAAAGCCCTGCGGCTGCGTTCGTCTCAGGATTTGCACAGCCTGGAGGGTTACGCGCAATCCGTTGATTCCCTGCTGCTGGATGCCTGGAGCCCTGATCAGCTGGGGGGGACTGGTCACCGTCTCTCCCTCGACGGTCTGAATACTGTTGAACTTCCCCTGCCCTGGTGGCTGGCAGGAGGAATCAGTGCTGAATGGATTCCGGACCTGCTGAATCGGGTCAACCCCGATGGCCTCGACGCCTCCAGCCGACTGGAAGACTTTCCGGGCAGAAAAAATCTTGAGAAGGTCAGAGATTTAATCGAAGCCGTAAAACAGAACAGTTGA
- a CDS encoding site-2 protease family protein: MGEGWELLKIRGIPLRVHPSWFVILALTTVMFQAQLSAGVGAGLAVGVTWGIGLLTALLMFVSVLLHELGHSLVALHEGVKVRSITLFLMGGVARVEKECSTAMGSLRVAAAGPLVSLVLAGLLLLSAPSIQSVNPLLANLCSQLGGLNLVLALFNLLPGLPLDGGLILKSLVWQFTGSRSRGVQVATASGRALALTAIVLGLYLFLVAKSGGGLWLMLLGWFGLGANRGQTQMLVLQKVLQDVSVSEATSRRFRVLESDQPLRRLSQIRLQDAEGQRGQDWILICRAGRWIGWVDDQPLRDLPVQQWDRQSLEDHLKPLDQLPSIADKAPLWQAVKALEQAPDGRLLVFSPAGLPSGTIDRMDVGEAVLQKLGVRLPPPILEEARKQNAYPLGLVMLPQVVETMQASESDLARESA; encoded by the coding sequence GTGGGAGAGGGCTGGGAGCTACTCAAGATTCGCGGAATCCCCCTGAGGGTTCACCCCAGCTGGTTTGTGATTCTCGCGCTGACCACGGTGATGTTCCAGGCTCAGTTGTCGGCAGGTGTCGGCGCAGGGCTGGCCGTTGGAGTGACCTGGGGGATCGGACTGCTGACCGCACTGTTGATGTTCGTCTCCGTTCTCCTGCATGAACTGGGGCATTCCCTTGTGGCTCTTCATGAGGGAGTGAAAGTCCGCAGCATCACCCTGTTCTTGATGGGCGGTGTGGCCAGGGTTGAGAAGGAATGCAGCACCGCGATGGGCTCTCTGCGGGTGGCGGCGGCTGGCCCCCTTGTGAGCCTTGTTTTGGCCGGACTCCTTCTGCTGTCAGCCCCTTCGATTCAATCGGTCAATCCCCTGCTGGCCAATTTGTGCAGCCAGCTGGGAGGCCTCAATCTGGTTCTGGCGTTGTTCAACCTGTTGCCTGGTCTCCCCTTGGACGGGGGCCTGATCCTGAAATCACTCGTTTGGCAGTTCACAGGTAGCCGAAGTCGCGGCGTGCAGGTCGCCACAGCGTCGGGTCGGGCTCTGGCCCTAACAGCAATTGTTCTCGGGCTTTACCTGTTTTTGGTCGCCAAAAGTGGCGGTGGTCTCTGGCTGATGCTGTTGGGGTGGTTTGGGCTGGGGGCCAATCGAGGTCAGACCCAGATGCTGGTGTTGCAGAAGGTGCTTCAGGACGTCTCCGTGTCCGAGGCAACCAGCCGTCGCTTTCGCGTCCTTGAGTCTGATCAACCGCTGAGACGGCTCAGCCAGATTCGGCTCCAGGATGCTGAGGGCCAGCGTGGCCAGGACTGGATCCTGATCTGTCGAGCCGGTCGCTGGATCGGATGGGTTGATGATCAGCCTTTGCGCGATCTGCCAGTTCAGCAATGGGACCGGCAGAGTCTTGAAGATCACCTGAAACCCCTGGACCAGTTGCCATCCATTGCCGATAAGGCCCCACTTTGGCAAGCGGTGAAGGCTCTGGAGCAGGCTCCTGACGGGCGCTTGTTGGTTTTCAGCCCCGCTGGGCTTCCGTCCGGGACGATTGATCGTATGGATGTCGGGGAAGCCGTTCTACAGAAACTGGGCGTTCGCCTCCCACCACCGATTCTTGAGGAGGCTCGCAAGCAGAATGCTTACCCACTGGGTCTGGTCATGCTTCCTCAGGTGGTGGAGACCATGCAGGCATCCGAGTCTGATCTGGCCCGCGAAAGCGCTTGA
- a CDS encoding lipoate--protein ligase family protein produces the protein MAIDTLLLERSHTTPILRFYRWSGPWLSLGRHQKHWPLHWNDLANAGRLSLVRRPSGGRAVLHSGGLTYALIWPQAPRRRHEAYREACQWLIDGFQQLGVRLHFGDQAALNEGINCFARSTAADLVDDGGVKRIGSAQRWLHGRLLQHGEILLDPPAPLWQDVFGEDAPAAAPASIPRAGLDRYLQGSLQRNWSTLAWQEQGLDAQERQALSRARSDSDACMVSTT, from the coding sequence ATGGCGATCGACACGCTGTTACTGGAGCGCAGCCACACCACTCCGATTCTCCGCTTCTATCGCTGGAGCGGCCCCTGGCTGTCGCTAGGACGGCACCAAAAACACTGGCCCCTTCACTGGAATGACTTAGCCAACGCCGGGCGTTTGTCTCTGGTGCGCCGGCCCAGTGGAGGCCGAGCAGTTCTGCATTCCGGTGGCCTCACCTATGCCTTGATTTGGCCGCAAGCACCACGACGACGGCATGAGGCCTACCGAGAAGCCTGCCAGTGGCTGATCGATGGCTTTCAACAGCTAGGGGTGCGTCTCCACTTCGGCGATCAAGCAGCCCTGAACGAGGGAATCAACTGTTTTGCCCGCTCCACAGCGGCCGATCTGGTCGACGACGGCGGGGTCAAACGCATCGGCAGTGCCCAGCGCTGGCTGCACGGGCGGCTTTTGCAACACGGTGAAATCTTGCTCGATCCTCCCGCACCGCTGTGGCAGGACGTCTTCGGAGAAGATGCCCCCGCCGCCGCTCCCGCTTCGATTCCCCGCGCTGGTCTGGATCGATATCTACAGGGATCGCTGCAGCGAAACTGGTCGACGCTGGCGTGGCAGGAACAGGGCCTGGACGCGCAGGAACGTCAAGCGCTTTCGCGGGCCAGATCAGACTCGGATGCCTGCATGGTCTCCACCACCTGA
- a CDS encoding sulfite exporter TauE/SafE family protein: MPWWDIPLLIALGLFAGGLAGLLGIGGGLIFAPLLLLLDFPPHQALATSSFAIVPTALSGALTHLRSGTIPQRSGLAIGLAAFGAALLFGGLAGGVSGWLLVALQTVIYVVLAFAVRVRPEQEVTSDEETEELEKKAPFLAGAGCIAGWTAGMLGLGGGLVMVPLMNGPMGVPIHAAVRLSTLAVFCSATAASLQFLHEGTGEPLTGLLLGGVAALAARWTSSRLDQFDSAFLVRLLRGLAIVLAIDSSRRALHLWLG, from the coding sequence CTGCCATGGTGGGACATCCCTTTGTTGATTGCTCTGGGGCTGTTCGCCGGCGGGTTGGCAGGTCTTTTGGGAATCGGTGGCGGACTGATTTTTGCGCCGTTGCTTCTCTTGCTGGACTTTCCACCTCATCAGGCACTGGCCACCAGCAGTTTCGCCATCGTTCCGACGGCCCTTTCCGGAGCCCTGACGCACTTGCGCAGCGGCACGATTCCGCAGCGATCAGGCCTTGCGATTGGGCTGGCCGCCTTTGGGGCTGCTCTGCTCTTCGGCGGTTTGGCAGGAGGGGTTTCCGGTTGGCTGCTCGTCGCACTGCAGACGGTGATTTACGTCGTCCTTGCATTTGCCGTGCGCGTGCGTCCGGAGCAGGAGGTGACAAGCGACGAAGAAACTGAGGAATTGGAGAAGAAGGCGCCGTTTCTGGCAGGAGCGGGCTGCATCGCCGGCTGGACCGCCGGGATGTTGGGTCTTGGCGGAGGTTTGGTGATGGTCCCTTTGATGAATGGGCCAATGGGCGTGCCCATTCATGCCGCTGTTCGGCTCAGCACGCTGGCAGTGTTTTGTTCGGCCACTGCAGCATCCCTTCAGTTCCTGCATGAGGGGACAGGTGAGCCTTTGACAGGACTCCTCCTCGGCGGGGTGGCTGCTCTGGCGGCCCGATGGACGTCAAGTCGCCTTGATCAATTCGATTCAGCGTTTCTGGTGCGCCTCTTGAGAGGACTGGCGATCGTGCTGGCCATCGACAGCAGTCGACGGGCCCTGCACCTCTGGCTGGGCTGA
- a CDS encoding CRR6 family NdhI maturation factor: MDPVLIKAAAIRQLDLSPLAASMEAPLNDLLDLGPVLELRFDWPRDPEDPRELAECPEPRLWALRADARFPWLPLLLERDNGSLIRHVAMVVPHDFSRTEGLRFEPQALELWITHRLMHLDDLCRAHGRSMRGNLSQMAAALGYELDDSFWSLLI, translated from the coding sequence ATGGATCCGGTTCTGATCAAAGCCGCAGCCATCCGGCAACTGGACCTCAGCCCGCTGGCCGCCAGCATGGAAGCACCCCTGAACGACCTGCTTGATCTGGGCCCAGTTCTGGAGCTGCGGTTTGACTGGCCCCGTGATCCAGAGGATCCACGAGAGCTGGCGGAATGTCCAGAGCCTCGTCTCTGGGCCCTGCGGGCAGATGCCCGGTTCCCTTGGCTGCCACTGCTGCTCGAGCGTGACAACGGCAGCCTGATTCGCCATGTGGCGATGGTGGTCCCCCACGATTTCAGCCGAACGGAAGGACTGCGTTTCGAGCCGCAGGCTTTGGAACTGTGGATCACCCACCGGTTGATGCATCTCGATGATCTCTGCCGCGCCCATGGCCGCTCAATGCGAGGCAATCTGTCCCAGATGGCTGCCGCCCTGGGCTACGAGTTGGACGACAGCTTCTGGTCGCTGCTGATCTGA
- the psaM gene encoding photosystem I reaction center subunit XII: MDTALTSPEIFIALVVAAHAAVLALRLSISLYEA; the protein is encoded by the coding sequence ATGGACACCGCCCTCACTTCGCCTGAGATTTTTATCGCTCTTGTGGTCGCTGCCCATGCTGCGGTGCTGGCCCTCAGGCTGTCGATCAGCTTGTACGAAGCCTGA
- a CDS encoding protochlorophyllide reductase gives MGTTGTVLITGTTSGVGLNATRALVNQGWTVITANRSPQRAAAAADALDLPKQRLTHVLMDLGDLDSVRNAVAELPASLDALLCNAAVYKPKLKQPERSPQGYEISMATNHLGHFLLIQLLMDRIKVSSHPSRRVVILGTVTANSKELGGKIPIPAPADLGDLSGFEAGFQDPISMASGKGFKPGKAYKDSKLCNMITTQELHRRLHTETGISFTSLYPGCVADTPLFRNTPKAFQTIFPWFQKNITGGYVSQALAGERVAQVVADPDFAESGVHWSWGNRQTKDGLQFSQELSEKATDPETAQRVWDLSLRLVGL, from the coding sequence ATGGGGACCACCGGGACTGTTCTGATTACGGGTACAACGTCGGGGGTTGGTCTCAACGCCACCCGTGCCCTCGTGAACCAGGGGTGGACGGTGATCACAGCCAACCGAAGCCCTCAGCGTGCTGCCGCAGCCGCCGATGCACTGGATCTTCCCAAGCAGCGGCTGACCCATGTGCTGATGGATCTTGGTGACCTGGACAGTGTTCGCAACGCCGTTGCTGAGCTGCCAGCTTCGTTGGATGCACTGCTTTGCAATGCCGCTGTATACAAGCCGAAGTTGAAGCAACCGGAGCGCTCACCGCAGGGTTACGAGATCTCGATGGCGACCAATCACCTCGGTCATTTCCTGCTGATTCAGCTGCTCATGGATCGGATCAAGGTTTCCAGCCACCCCTCCAGACGTGTCGTGATCCTTGGCACGGTGACGGCCAATTCCAAGGAGCTGGGCGGCAAGATCCCGATCCCTGCGCCGGCTGACCTCGGAGACCTCTCCGGATTTGAAGCGGGCTTTCAGGATCCGATCAGCATGGCCAGCGGTAAGGGGTTCAAGCCCGGCAAGGCTTACAAAGACAGCAAGCTGTGCAACATGATCACCACCCAGGAACTGCACAGGCGTCTGCATACGGAGACGGGGATCTCATTCACCTCTCTCTATCCGGGCTGCGTTGCCGATACGCCGTTGTTCCGCAACACGCCAAAGGCGTTTCAAACCATCTTCCCCTGGTTCCAGAAGAACATCACAGGTGGCTATGTCTCTCAGGCCCTGGCTGGCGAGCGCGTGGCCCAGGTGGTTGCTGATCCGGATTTCGCGGAGTCCGGAGTCCACTGGAGCTGGGGCAATCGCCAGACCAAGGATGGTCTGCAATTCAGCCAGGAACTCTCAGAGAAAGCCACCGATCCTGAGACGGCCCAACGGGTGTGGGACCTCTCGCTTCGGCTGGTGGGCCTTTAA
- the bchL gene encoding ferredoxin:protochlorophyllide reductase (ATP-dependent) iron-sulfur ATP-binding protein, with translation MTTTLTRPSDGEGSVQVHQDPALNIQEETLVIAVYGKGGIGKSTTSSNLSAAFSKLGKRVLQIGCDPKHDSTFTLTHKMVPTVIDILEEVDFHSEELRPEDFVFTGFNGVQCVESGGPPAGTGCGGYVTGQTVKLLKEHHLLEDTDVVIFDVLGDVVCGGFAAPLQHANYCLIVTANDFDSIFAMNRIVQAIQAKAKNYKVRLGGVVANRSADTDQIDKFNARTGLRTMAHFKDVDAIRRSRLKKCTIFEMDDDDEAVQAVREEYLRLAQNMLDKVEPLEATSLKDREIFDLLGFD, from the coding sequence ATGACCACGACCCTGACGCGGCCATCGGACGGTGAAGGCAGTGTGCAGGTCCATCAGGACCCAGCGCTGAACATCCAGGAGGAAACCCTGGTGATCGCCGTCTACGGCAAAGGTGGGATCGGTAAATCCACCACGTCATCCAACCTGTCTGCTGCCTTTTCAAAACTGGGCAAGCGGGTCCTCCAGATCGGATGTGATCCCAAGCACGACAGCACCTTCACCCTCACCCACAAGATGGTGCCGACGGTGATCGACATTCTGGAAGAGGTCGACTTCCACAGCGAAGAGTTGCGACCGGAAGACTTCGTGTTCACCGGCTTCAACGGTGTGCAGTGTGTTGAAAGTGGTGGCCCACCAGCTGGAACAGGGTGTGGGGGCTATGTGACCGGGCAGACGGTGAAGCTGCTCAAGGAACACCACCTGCTGGAGGACACGGACGTGGTGATCTTCGATGTTCTCGGCGATGTGGTGTGCGGCGGCTTCGCAGCCCCCCTGCAACATGCGAACTACTGCCTGATCGTGACGGCCAACGACTTTGATTCAATCTTCGCGATGAATCGAATTGTTCAGGCGATTCAGGCCAAGGCCAAGAACTACAAAGTGCGTCTCGGTGGTGTCGTCGCCAACCGCTCAGCGGACACGGATCAGATCGACAAGTTCAATGCCCGCACCGGTTTGCGCACCATGGCCCACTTCAAGGATGTGGATGCCATCAGACGCTCACGCCTGAAGAAGTGCACCATCTTTGAAATGGACGATGACGATGAAGCAGTCCAAGCTGTCCGCGAGGAGTACCTGCGCCTCGCCCAGAACATGCTGGACAAGGTTGAGCCGCTGGAGGCCACATCTCTCAAGGACCGAGAGATCTTCGACCTGCTGGGCTTTGACTGA
- a CDS encoding FAD-dependent oxidoreductase gives MRLSRRSLLTTTAAAGAALVGSSAQAKAVRSGTSVDVVVIGGGLSGLIAARAIKQQGRSVLLLEAKPRIGGRMVNQAVPGGGVVDLGGQWGGKTHHRFAALTDELGMKRYPSYYDGKGVFHWNGQSVTTDLFIPSRGRSVSLTLTTSTCRSRRSRRL, from the coding sequence ATGCGTTTGTCCCGGCGGTCGCTCCTAACCACTACGGCTGCAGCTGGTGCCGCCCTTGTTGGGAGCAGCGCCCAAGCCAAGGCAGTGCGTTCAGGTACCTCCGTTGACGTTGTGGTGATTGGTGGCGGGCTGTCGGGTTTGATCGCAGCACGTGCGATCAAACAGCAAGGACGCAGCGTGCTGCTTCTGGAAGCGAAACCCCGGATTGGTGGTCGGATGGTGAATCAGGCGGTTCCTGGGGGTGGCGTGGTCGATCTAGGCGGCCAGTGGGGCGGCAAAACGCACCACCGCTTTGCCGCGTTGACGGATGAGCTCGGTATGAAGCGTTATCCCTCCTATTACGACGGGAAAGGGGTTTTCCACTGGAACGGTCAATCCGTGACCACTGATCTTTTCATTCCTTCAAGAGGTCGATCGGTTTCTCTAACCCTGACGACATCGACCTGCCGGAGTCGGAGAAGCAGGCGGCTCTAA
- a CDS encoding FAD-dependent oxidoreductase, producing the protein MLDDGRLTTRDTPEEWLLYSGAGEVAKRLAAELGSDVLLNAPVSSIRETKGRVTVTYGDGQTIKATSAVVAIPPVTRLQIQFQPPLPPRFVQLMQRTPMPSKWKVLAIYPNAFWRDQGFCGAASGNLSVLEQTADACPPSGRPGILASFVSGQQIGRFSQLSDREQRELVLRDLEIFWGPQAAQPLELVIKRWTEDPWITGGYGITRNPGAWTAYGSTWQEPHGRVFWAGTEQSTRWPGYFEGAIEAGLVAARQATAVLT; encoded by the coding sequence GTGCTGGACGATGGCCGTCTCACCACCAGGGACACCCCTGAAGAGTGGCTGCTGTACAGCGGTGCCGGCGAGGTTGCCAAGCGTCTGGCTGCTGAGCTTGGTTCTGATGTCCTCTTGAACGCCCCCGTTTCATCGATTCGCGAGACAAAGGGGAGGGTCACCGTCACCTACGGCGATGGTCAAACGATTAAGGCGACGTCAGCTGTCGTGGCGATCCCACCCGTCACGCGTTTGCAGATTCAGTTCCAGCCGCCTCTACCCCCGCGTTTTGTGCAGCTGATGCAGCGCACACCGATGCCATCGAAGTGGAAAGTTCTGGCGATTTATCCCAACGCTTTTTGGCGTGATCAGGGCTTTTGTGGTGCTGCTTCCGGCAATCTGTCCGTTCTCGAGCAAACGGCCGATGCCTGCCCACCGTCCGGCCGGCCTGGGATTCTCGCCAGTTTTGTGTCAGGTCAGCAGATCGGTCGTTTCAGCCAATTGAGTGATCGAGAGCAGCGCGAGCTTGTTCTCCGGGATCTTGAGATCTTTTGGGGACCGCAGGCCGCCCAACCTCTCGAGCTTGTGATCAAGCGCTGGACAGAAGACCCCTGGATCACTGGGGGTTATGGCATCACCCGCAATCCAGGGGCCTGGACGGCCTACGGATCAACCTGGCAGGAGCCCCACGGCCGGGTGTTCTGGGCTGGCACGGAACAGTCCACCCGTTGGCCTGGATATTTTGAAGGGGCGATTGAGGCGGGCCTGGTGGCTGCGCGTCAGGCCACGGCTGTCCTGACCTGA
- a CDS encoding FAD-dependent oxidoreductase, producing the protein MSLSRRELIAGAGLAGLSSLALQHTGQASQSPPPDQVDVVVVGAGLSGLVAARQLRQQGLRVHILEARNRTGGRMIRQTTRTGAVIDLGGQWGGETHHRFETLVNELGIERFPSYYDGQGVLVWDDKRVVADMAKKPSNSVLLFEGDQIQQPAEQIAKAKAAMQAFRAIAQSVDPARPWTAPNATELDHTTIRSWCEKNSASRLSDFELEWLSVVGGSGGFDPWDASILHLAWTQSVAPQDEAPESWLLKGAAGQVAERLTAELNPFISLSSPVHVIEQQDNGVVIGFESGRRISAKSAIVAIPPPLRQRITFSPDLPAETRSFLQRSPMGSMIKVFAIYKSAFWREKGLNGFGVGNLKTLELTADSSLPSGTPGILASFVTASAAVAFQQMSAKQQRQAVLDDLKMYWGSEAGEPEELIVQNWNQETWSSGAFTSFVTPGTWTTYGQGWQQSHGRVHWAGTEASSRWPGYFEGAIEAGIQASAKAMAQS; encoded by the coding sequence TTGTCTCTCTCTCGTCGTGAACTCATTGCCGGTGCGGGACTGGCCGGGCTGAGCAGCTTGGCTTTGCAACACACTGGCCAGGCATCCCAGTCGCCTCCGCCTGACCAGGTTGATGTCGTCGTCGTCGGCGCAGGTTTATCCGGCCTGGTCGCCGCACGCCAACTGCGGCAGCAGGGCTTGCGTGTTCACATCCTGGAAGCCAGAAACCGTACCGGCGGAAGGATGATCCGCCAGACAACCCGGACTGGAGCCGTGATTGATCTGGGCGGCCAATGGGGCGGCGAAACGCACCATCGATTTGAAACGTTGGTGAACGAGCTGGGAATCGAACGGTTCCCCAGCTACTACGACGGCCAGGGTGTGCTGGTTTGGGACGACAAGCGGGTGGTGGCCGACATGGCCAAGAAGCCCTCCAACAGTGTGCTGCTGTTTGAAGGAGATCAGATCCAACAACCAGCAGAGCAGATCGCCAAAGCGAAAGCGGCGATGCAGGCCTTTCGCGCCATCGCCCAATCAGTGGATCCAGCCCGACCCTGGACAGCACCCAACGCAACCGAACTGGACCACACAACCATCCGATCGTGGTGCGAGAAGAACAGCGCTTCGAGACTGAGCGACTTCGAACTGGAATGGCTCTCCGTTGTCGGAGGTTCCGGAGGCTTTGACCCCTGGGATGCCTCCATCCTTCATTTGGCCTGGACGCAGTCCGTTGCGCCTCAGGACGAAGCACCTGAATCCTGGTTGCTGAAAGGGGCGGCCGGTCAGGTCGCCGAGCGACTGACCGCCGAACTCAATCCCTTCATCAGCCTGAGTTCTCCGGTGCACGTGATCGAACAACAGGACAATGGCGTTGTCATCGGGTTTGAAAGCGGGCGGAGGATTTCAGCGAAGAGCGCCATCGTCGCCATTCCTCCTCCGCTGCGTCAGCGCATCACCTTCAGCCCCGATCTGCCGGCAGAAACTCGCTCGTTCCTGCAGCGCAGCCCGATGGGATCGATGATCAAGGTGTTTGCGATCTACAAGTCGGCCTTCTGGCGTGAGAAGGGACTCAACGGCTTCGGCGTTGGCAATCTGAAGACCCTGGAACTCACGGCTGACAGCTCCTTGCCGAGCGGCACGCCGGGAATCCTTGCCAGCTTTGTGACCGCTAGTGCAGCTGTTGCCTTCCAGCAGATGAGCGCCAAGCAACAACGCCAGGCCGTTCTCGATGATCTGAAGATGTACTGGGGTTCAGAGGCCGGGGAACCTGAGGAACTGATCGTGCAGAACTGGAACCAAGAAACCTGGTCCAGCGGTGCCTTCACCAGTTTCGTAACCCCCGGAACATGGACTACCTATGGCCAGGGTTGGCAACAATCCCATGGGCGGGTGCACTGGGCTGGAACCGAGGCCTCAAGCCGCTGGCCTGGCTACTTCGAGGGCGCCATCGAAGCTGGAATCCAGGCCTCGGCCAAGGCAATGGCCCAGAGCTGA